A window of the Equus przewalskii isolate Varuska chromosome 10, EquPr2, whole genome shotgun sequence genome harbors these coding sequences:
- the PSMD12 gene encoding 26S proteasome non-ATPase regulatory subunit 12, with the protein MADGGSERADGRIVKMEVDYSATVDQRLPECEKLAKEGRLQEVIETLLSLEKQTRTASDMVSTSRILVAVVKMCYEAKEWDLLNENIMLLSKRRSQLKQAVAKMVQQCCTYVEEITDLPIKLRLIDTLRMVTEGKIYVEIERARLTKTLATIKEQNGDVKEAASILQELQVETYGSMEKKERVEFILEQMRLCLAVKDYIRTQIISKKINTKFFQEENTEKLKLKYYNLMIQLDQHEGSYLSICKHYRAIYDTPCIQAESEKWQQALKSVVLYVILAPFDNEQSDLVHRISGDKKLEEIPKYKDLLKLFTTMELMRWSTLVDDYGMELRKGSLESPATDVFAYTEEGEKRWKDLKNRVVEHNIRIMAKYYTRITMKRMAQLLDLSVDESEAFLSNLVVNKTIFAKVDRLAGIINFQRPKDPNNLLNDWSQKLNSLMSLVNKTTHLIAKEEMIHNLQ; encoded by the exons GAAGGAAGACTTCAAGAAGTCATTGAAacccttctctctctggaaaaaCAGACTCGTACT GCTTCTGATATGGTGTCTACATCCCGTATCTTAGTTGCGGTAGTGAAGATGTGCTATGAGGCTAAAGAATGGGATTTACtgaatgaaaatattatgctttTGTCAAAAAGACGGAGTCAGTTAAAACAA gctGTTGCAAAAATGGTTCAGCAGTGCTGTACCTATGTTGAGGAAATCACGGACCTTCCAATCAAACTTCGATTAATAGATACTCTACGAATGGTTACAGAAGGAAAG ATTTATGTTGAAATTGAGCGTGCTCGACTGACTAAAACATTAGCAACTATAAAAGAGCAAAACGGTGACGTGAAAGAGGCAGCCTCCATTTTACAAGAGTTGCAG GTGGAAACCTACGGgtcaatggaaaagaaagagcGAGTGGAGTTTATTTTAGAGCAAATGAGGCTCTGCCTAGCTGTAAAGGATTACATTCGTACACAAATCATCAGTAAGAAAATTAATACCAAATTTTTCcaggaagaaaatacagag aaattaaagttGAAATACTATAACTTAATGATTCAGCTGGATCAACATGAGGGATCCTATTTGTCTATTTGTAAGCACTACAGAGCAATATATGATACTCCCTGTATACAGGCAGAAAGTGAAAAGTGGCAACAG GCTCTGAAAAGTGTTGTCCTCTATGTAATCTTGGCTCCTTTTGACAATGAACAGTCAGATTTAGTTCACCGAATAAGTGGTGACAAGAAGTTAGAAGAAATTCCTAAATACAA GgatcttttaaagctttttacCACAATGGAGTTGATGCGTTGGTCCACACTTGTTGACGACTATGGAATGGAATTAAGAAAAGGTTCTCTTGAGAGTCCTGCAACTGATGTATTCGCTTACACAGAGGAAGGTGAAAAGAGGTGGAAAGACTTGAAGAACAGAGTTGTTGAACAT aataTTAGAATAATGGCAAAGTATTATACAAGGATAACAATGAAGAGGATGGCACAGCTTCTGGATCTGTCTGTTGAT GAGTCAGAGGCTTTCCTCTCAAATCTAGTAGTTAACAAGACCATCTTTGCTAAAGTAGACAGGTTGGCAGGAATTATCAACTTCCAGAGGCCCAAGGatccaaataatttattaaatgactGGTCTCAGAAACTGAACTCATTGATGTCTCTAGTCAACAAAACTACACACCTCATAGCCAAAGAGGAGATGATCCATAATCTACAATAA